tcattttctcttttgactGATTGAATGTTGTGTTCTTTTTCCCTCGCTACTTGTTGAATGACTTGAAATGATCTTTTCAAGAACGAAATTCTGATGATCGGGCCAAAAATGGTTCGGTAGTTCAGATTCTCCCCTCCAAACCTTTGACCAGTTATGATTCAGTATGTTGGACCTAAAATTTAGTATTTTGGATGCACCTCTATCAAAACTCTTTTGCATACTGCAAGCTAGGAATGTGGCAAACATATCAATTCATTAAGCTGTGATTAGCGAACAAAGTTGAATTGCTACACATGACTAATAATGCTCATTTTCAGTCCATTAATGCAGGTTCTGTCCCAAAAGAAATTCAAGAGACTCAAACCTATATAAAGTTTATAACAAAACCTGAATGCTTCCTGAATTGTTTGGAGAGTTTACCTTTGGCACAAAATGCTAACCATTCGGGTGTTGAGGAGGAGTGTCCAGAGTACTTTCAATGGATCCATGAAGATCTAAAACCATGGAGGGCCACTGGAATATCAAGGGAAATGGTAGAGAGAGGTAGAGTTCTAGCACATATAAGAGTAGTCATAGTTGGTGGGCGAGTGTATGTGGAGAACTACAAACGTGCCTTCCAAACAAGAGATGTCGTTACAGTGTGGGGTATATTGCAGCTTCTAAGGTTTTATCCTGGTAAATTACCAGACTTGGATCTAATGTTCGAGTGTGGTGACAAGCCAGTCATCCAAAAACAGGATTTTGAAGGATCTGAGGCCACGATTCCACCACCAATGTTTCATTACTGTGGAGATAATCAGACTTATGATATCGTTTTTCCTGACTGGTCCTTCTGGGGTTGGTAAACATTTTATCCTCTTTCAGTTAGTCTGATGAGAAACACAGAACATCAAATTTCATTATGTCAAGCACCTAATTTCATTATGTTCTTGATATGTCCTTGGACTTTTCAGGTCAGAAGTCAATATAAAGCCATGGGAGCTCCTGAAGAAGGATTTAAAAGAAAGCAGTGACAAAATTAAGTGGATGGACAGAGAGCCTAACGCTTACTGGAAGGGCAACACATTACTAGGTCCACAGAGACGTGGTCTTGTGAAATGCAATGTCTCAAAGAATAAGGAATGGAATACTCAAATCTATGATCTGGTAGAAAATGCTCTCTCTGTTATAACAGACTCGGGATCTCCATAATTATGTGCTATGAGATATTAGCAGGCAATTAGATGGTTAACATCAGAAAAATGTGAACGTCTGTCTCAGTATCTTTTTACCTCTTCAAGATGGAAAGGAACTAACTGCATAAACTTAAGGCAGAAAAAACCATAAGGAAcctcaagaagaaaagaaattaagtcTAATAAGGAAGCAGCATTCAGACCACACTGCAGTCTATTGCTGCAAAAATCTGTCATGTAGTGTTTCAATTGTGTCCACACATTCAAGGATTGGATATTACTGAATATGAATTGCCCTGGGAATTACATTCAGTATACCTTGCCATTTAACTACACCGCACGGCAGGTGGCCAAAAAAATTTAGGGGTCTCCCATCGTGGTTCTATAATGAAGGAAACGAGCATACTAAGTCCACTTTACCAAGAATCACCAGCAAGCACAAGTAGTTACTACTAGAGATGTGATCATGCTTCCTCTAGTCACAGAATTGTTCTTTTGAATAACTGTCTTTTACAATCTCTTAGGCATTTAAATGATGGCAGGACTGGCGACGTGAGCGCAAAGAAGGCTTTAAAACTACAGATTTAGCAAGCCAATGTAGACACAGGTATTTGGTTTGCTAGCTTTTTTTTAACATTCTCGTCCTAACTattcttcattttcattttgtttacTTGAAATTGCCTATGCAGGTACAAAATATATGTTGAAGGACATGCATGGTCTGTTAGTCAAAAGTATATATTAGCATGTGATTCTATGAGTTTGGTCATAGATCCCCACTATTATGATTTCTACTCCAGGGGTTTGCTGCCCACAGTTCACTATTGGCCAATTAGTGAGAATGACATGTGTGGGTCTATTAACAATGCTGTAAAGTGGGGGAACAAACACGCAAAACAGGTAACTTTTTTTCTAGCATTCCTTGTTGACTTCGTTGTTCATATGTTGATCCCTTGTGCCGGCCTCTGCCTGGTCGCCagttattgaaaatatttttcccaTCCCATTGGTTCCAATGAATTCATTGATATATACGTAGTTTAATTAATTGCTCTAATTCTTAATTTAACTCCATATTTGGCTGATAATCAGGCACAAGAGATTGGAAAGGCAGGGAGCAGGTTTGTTCAGGAAAAGCTAATGATGAGACATGTTTATGACTATATGTTTCATGTCTTGTACCAATATGCAAAGCTCTTGAAATACCAGCCTACTGTTCCTAAAGGCGCAGTGGAAGTGTGCTCAGAGACATTGATCTGCAATTCGAAGGGATTAAGAAAGAAGTTTCGGTCATACTCCATGGTTACTAATCCTGCAGAGTCAAGCCCTTGCACCCTGCAACCTCACTTTGACCAGCAAAAAATTCAAGATCTtcttaaaagaaaagaacatCTAAAGAAGCAAATTGAACCGTTTGAAGCTGGTGAAAATATCAGACGATAGTATTCTTGAACTGCTTAAGGTATTGTCTGGTAAAATTCTGAATATATATAAGCAGatcattttttcctcttttatgTCAAGACGTAGCAATTTATCTGCTGTTCAGATCTGTATGTATATCAAATGCAGCAATCTCATGCCTTTTTTAGAAGCAACCATCCATATTAATTGGCATGATGTTACAAGCATACATTTAACAGAGTTGAATGGTGTCAAGGGAACTGTTCCTTTCTTGGTTCACTAAAAGTAATGGCCTTTCATTATTTAAAGATGTTCCAACGTGCTCTTCttcataaaagaaaagaaaagccagCCAGAGGGTGACCTTCAGCAAAGAATACAAATTGGAATTGAGAATCATATGTATTGCAATGATACAACCTTCTGGCCCGTTACATAATAATACACCTCTCCATATTACCTACTATATTTCAAGTTTCATCTAGATATGTTAGCTAATTTTGTTGATGGTGCAATATATTATCCATTTCTACTAAGTTTGAACTCTTCTTTGGCAGATATATTTTACTGCCAGTGAACTGCTACCAATACGCGGCATTTTGGGTGACGAGTTGTGTTTGGCAGATACTTCAGTAAACTATATGCACAAAGTTTTCATTTCGAATTCCATGGCCTGGAAGAAGAAAGAATGTAGTAGTTTTGTTTGCTTAAACTATTAGAAAGGGAACGAAAAAGAACTGAATTGTTTGAGTGGGAATGGGGGACAGATGTCTCCTTTCATTTGCATGGTCAAGAGGAGATATCTGCTGAGGAATTATTCAGCTCTTGTTCTTATTCTAGACAAGCGCAAGAAGCAAACTCTGTATTTGTTGGATGATCAATTAAAGAAGACCTCATAACATTGAAATAAAGCTTGCTTAGCTGCTTTGCAATTTTCTGAGACATGGTTTTGAAGGCTATTTGTGAATATTGGCTCATTCTCATATAGTCTTGTGCATTGAGAAGTAAGGAAACACCAAAGAATCTTCAAAGGAAAGTGTACGAGTCTTCGGTCATTATCAGGTTTCTAAAGCAGAAACATGCAAACTGTTTTTTGGGGGGTACTGTAAAAATCCAAAGTGCAGTATTGACAAAGAGGACGCCTCCTTTACTTGTAGGATTGATGAATGTGAAACATTCTTCCATTCTTTGATCATGACGAATTCCAAAGCATTGAATTTTACATTCTTTCTTCTAGACAGAAAGTTGAAAATGTAAAATCAGAATACAGCTCTTCTTATTCTCATAACTTCTACCATCTCCATCTACCATCTCCATGCAGTTTATTCAAATTTCTGATTCGTCTCCGATTATGTGGTTTGCTTTATATTAGTCGCTGCTACATGATAATGTAACTCAATTCGTTTGAATGGCATTTTGTAGGTTGCGACACATTTCATTGATACTACATGCAAAAGGGCAGAGAAAAATCTTGCGAGAGAAGAGGCATAGCGTCTGAAATAATTACAGGTCGAGGCTATAATTCAAAATAAGAACATTAGGCAACATACTCGGTAGGAGTACTGAAGTAAACTAAAGCAGCAGcagaaaacagaaatttcttgattCACATTCATCACCATATTTTGTGACAGAGAAATGCACCAGTTATTCAGTTAACAACAATCAATGTCATGACTCATGAGCAATAAACACTCTACACATGTATATATCTAGTATCAAGTCAAAACAGATCAAGTTCCAACTAGTAGCTTACACAGCATACTCCACTAACACTAGATGTAATGTAACCTCTCTCAAGTCAGCCAAAACAAAAAGTAGCATTGTTGCTTCAGAGTTGAACTGAGGCTGAAGTCTAGTATTTCTTGCACCCCatccaacaaacaaacaagCGAATAGTAAATAGAAACTAAAATCGCGGTGCAAGTGAAATTGTTTGAGTATCTACAGAGCTCGTGATCTGATGACATCCAAGCTCATCTCACTAGGATCAGTAGCTTGCAACTCAACCTGAATACCATCTAATTCTCTCTTGAATCTATCTTTGGAGCTTGCGTAGACCATCTTAGCTCTGATCTTTGATGTGTCTGGAGACCTACAAAGTAAACAATTGCAGCAGTATGCGACTAAAATTGCATCCCAGTTATGAGAAACATAAGATGTGCAAAAGCATTATTCATGAGAACAATCACAGACTTCAGATAATAATTAGTCAACAAACCAGACCTACAATActaaaataaacacataaacaaatTACAATTCATTGACTCGTCAAGATTACAACTAGGCCTATAAATGGTAAGATAAACACTAACGTGATTTAGACTAATTAACCCACAACTTGTGAGACCTTGAACCTCGGATTTTGATTGTTTCACCACAAGGTCAAGGTCCCACTGGTGGCTAGTGTTTGATAGTGAGCAATATGAAACAGTATCGCAGATTGTAGGAGTTATTGATATCTTGGAAAATACTGAAACTCAATTTTGGTCGGCTTTGTTTGGATAAGGAGACGTGTAGCTGAAAATTCTAAGTAGTAGTTTAGATGCAATGAAAGAAGTCAAGCAAATAATAATGAGAAAGGACTACCATGCTATGAAGTAAATCTTGCTTTTATGGCAGTTTTCTTCCGTTGTGAAATCGTAATCGAAAACAGCATATCGACACTGATCAGCTGGTAAGCTGTTAGTGAAATCTTCATAGGTTTCATCATGACTCCCGAGCTTCTCTATTGCCACTTGCTTGGATATATCATCGATCTTGAACACAATATACCTGTAGTTCCTCTTTGCTTTTAGCTCCAGGAATTTCAGCTTGCATTCATCATGAACAGCAATACCAGAGACCGAATTTGCCTAGCCAACATATTTTTCACAGATGAAGCAGTCTCATAAAATTAGCACGCATTCATCATTCAAACTATTACCAGAGAGggtaaggaaaggaaaaatgtGGAAAGAAATATAGACCATCATCACATGGAATATGAACGCATAATATCTATCTGCATAAATTAACCTTCCAATGACAAATTTCAACTCCCTACATGATGTCTAACTCCGAGAACCTTTGGCCACCCCGTTTTCTTTAGAAATTATGTACACTTGACAATAACTGCTTTAGGGGTCTAGAGGGGCAAGAAGCTCAGTGCCATCGATTTACACAGCATTGCATACGTTGTATACACCAGTTGAATAACAGATTGTACAAAGAAATGCAAATTGTAACCCTACTTATTTACAAATTCTGAATCTTTAAACAGATAATGACCCTTAACCTTCCCATGTAATTACTTCTGGCAATCACTGAGCCCTCTGTCCTATCTTAAGCCAGAGGTACAAAAAAAGTAATGTACCCTGACAGTGCCCAGACAGTGCACCAAAACAACCAAACATGACaaataagattaaaaaaaatgcctttttgttttttagtgTAAGTGAGCGATCTCGAATTGTTACAGTATAAAGACAAGACCTTTCATTTATACTTCTTCTCCTCCATAtcactcaactcattcttcccCTAGAAAAAAAAGCATCTTAATACCGTGCAGTGTAAacagaatgaaaaaaaaatgtcacgTCTTGTGTTCCACGTTAGAAAATAATACCTCCTTAGATGGTTATAAAAAATTTAGGTGAAACATTTTGAATTCAATGATTTATGCTTAAAAAGTTATTTGACTAGCCTAGGGGCTGAAgtattgggaaaaaaaaaacctcaataTCCTgtagtttaagaaaaaattagAGAACCAGACAAAGTCCTGCGGCTACAAGGTTTTTTTATCGTTAAGTAAGAGATTGTAAGGAGAACGGAGGATCAATCATGTCATTTGCACGTCTCACCATGCATATGCAATCAAAATTTGTTTCTACAATTTTAGAAAAGATGGAAAACATACTCACAATGGATGATGCATTTTGTAAATGTAGTACGGGCTTACCATTTTGTTCTCTTCAATGTGAGATGAAGCTCCAATGAGAATGAACAAAGGCAAAGTGGAGAAGAGAGAAACAGGAAGATGTCAGAGGGAAACCAAGTCTCTTGTCTTGGTCCTGGGGTGTATGCCTCATTTTGGATTTGCTCAGGTGTTACTTAGGAAGTATTCCAAGGGATGAGAGACATTTTAGGGGGTATACCGGAAAATTAAGGGTGTGTATCTCCTTGAAACTCTGGTCCTCATCTTTCAATTCAACATATTTGACAGCCACAAGTTTAAAACTAATTCACAAAACCCACTCTTGTATTTTACCTTTACCTgaaggaaaattttttgacAAAGAAAAAACTTAAGTAGAATTTGTAATTAATTACTCCTATAATAATGAGAGGGATTTGGGTAAGGGGGCACTCATTAAAGcgttatgttttaatttttttttttgtaacaaaaATTTAGACTTGTTACCCTATTCCCACAATAAAATGTAGTAATAAAACGAAAGTCCTATGCAAAATATTTCTTTCATACAGGTAAAATTGCTTCCAAGAAACGGAAAGGATACAAGTAAACTCGTTTCTTGTGCAACTAAACCGTAACCGTAGGGAGACAACTTCATGGAGAAGACAAGTCTTGACTCTTGGGCGATGTTGGCCCATAAGCCGTGGAGTTGCTGCACCGAGTTTTATCCATGAGAATCTTCCTGGGATATCTCCAACTTTTCCTGGCACATCTTATTGTCTAcgttttaaaaaattcagactTTTCTGAAAATATCGTTAGCAGGTGCGTAGGCATCCATTTGAACCGGTAATAATTTAATTCCCTTCGGATTATCCTTGGGTTTCTTTAGATCTCTTCTCCCCCTCGTATAAAGTAACGGAGGTCTATCGtatctaattaaaaaaaaaaaatctccatcTTTTCTGTTTGCCTGATTAAAAAAAATCCTCTGGGGTTGGTTTAGATACTTCCAAAAAGGTGGATCAGTCAAAGAATAGGACAGCATGTGAATTATGTGTATGACATCTCTATGCTAGTAGTACTTTATAGTTTCTGGTGAGTGAAGTAAATTAAATACACGTTTGGTTTCCTGAAATGGTTATCCTTTTTGCTTTGGTCCCCttctaaagttttaaattaATCAAAGGTTCCCTTTCCAGCTCCTGTTAAATTAAATGTTAATGCCTTGAGATTGAATTCAAACCTGAACAGCTGAACCCCTCATCCTTCAGCTACCCTTCTTGTCACTAGAATTCTATACTTACCTGCAACTGTTCATCTTAGATTTCTGAATTCCAAATGAAGCAATTTAGTCAGATGATTCTTCGAAGGAATCCCTTTTAGGTAGTAGCACTTTTGATTCATATACATACATGTTAATTAATAATTACATCTATTGCATGTGCAACTATATATAGGCCAGTCGTGCGAGAACCTTTTGTATACCTTTCGGAATATACTGCAATAGAAATTCACTTGGGAGAAAGATAGCAAGTGTTTTTAAGGTTCCCATCTTAATCAGTATTTAGCTATACTAGAGGTAAAGAGTAAAGAGCCATTTTTTTTGCATGTCTAAATattatgtgtttggattgcatttttcgtgatttttcatggaaaaattactgtagcgatttgatgtatgtgagagaaaaaggtaatagggaaatgtgatcacggaaaatgaCGTAATTTTTCGACGGAAACGGCAATCCAAACAACCAGGTTAAAGATTCAGTTTTGAACACATCAATTGTCTTTGAAAGCAgcagcagaagaagaagaagaagaagaagaagaagaattcaGGGTTGTTTTCAGGACCTAACCTTTTCCAGGGCCTGGGACCGGCGAGACAGGGCAGGTCACTTTTGTACCACTAAAAATCTGCACTAACGACACTGGAAAATTCCATTGGTTCTCAAGCCAAGCCAGGGGGGGATGCATCATATTCATATAAAGTAAAAATACAGGACAAGATACTAGAGAGAAAAATTGGAGGCCACATGACACTGATGAGCTTATCATTTAACAATTCAAAGTACCGACCAACACAAAGCTAAGTGTACATCTCTATTTGTCCACTTCTATGACGGGATGCAAcattaatgaaaataaaaataaaagatactTCGGTAACAAGTGTTCGTCACCTGATTTAACTTAATTGTCCAACCATTAATTTAATTTCTCTTTTGCTTTCGTAAAAGCCTATTCAAAAATATTCATTGCAGAGCACTATGATCCACCTATAATTAGGTTGAACCGGCGCATTTTCTATTAGATATTTTTTCTGGTAGTATTAATCTTCTTGGCTAAGGTTCCAAACAAAAGTTTAAGAGCAGATATGGTAAATTGTTGAACCCATAAGTATACCTTAATTTTCTTTGCGTTCAAGTAACAGAAAAAGATTATAAGACTAAGGGGAGGAGAAACTCGTGCAAAAATGGATCTTGATACTGACTATGATTGTCAACAGCTATTTCGTCCGTTGCCCatcatcaaaattttaaatctttTCTTATCTCTAGAATAGGATAAAgcaagttttacaaatattatatcgttattgaaaaaaaaaaagacattaaatattattattattattatacgATCTTAAAGGGCTATAGTCCTGTGGAGAATGAAGCACCGAAGCATCCAAACGTGAAGAGGAGTAGGGATTGTTACTTGATACCgtagttattaaacccaaccCGGGAAGGAACCCGGCGAAGGAGGTGGGTTAACGGGTTACTGGTTGAACCGGTGGGTGAGTGGTTGAACCGGTGggtcactacatatatttaaatattatatttcataattatttatataagatatatgatataaattgtaataaataatgccATAACAAaagctcatttaatttaatttgttataaaataattaattcatataagaatcaatcaaatataaagttatttattaatataccaaacttcaagtgtaaaattttatctatatttagtgtaattatctagcttatttatgaattttaagtgtaaaaatttattaaaaataatatttgtctttaaatgaattatgtaatatgttatttttggaatccattttataacttatagagtttggagggtaataaatttttattaaaatattccaaataaatttgttttagagaaaaaaagatagaattgaaaaaacatTTATATATCATACTAAAGCTACTATATCAACATATTTGGAAGTAGTTTGGTGGTAAGCAAGCGGTAGTGTGGGGGCAAAGGTCCTAAGTTTGAGTTCCAATAATAGCAATataattttttcacaaaattcgGTTAGTGACAAAACCGGCCAAAACCGGCCGGGTTTCCGGTTTAACCCGGTTCGACCGCCGGGTCGTTAACTAAGTCAACGGTCTCTTTGCACAAACGATCTGATTCCAAACCCGGCCCGGTCCAATGACCGGTCCACCGGTTTGACCGGTTCGACCGCCGGGccgggccgggtttaataactatgcttgATACATATAGGTAGGACTGTCAATGGGGCTGGACCAACCCAAATTCGGCTCGCTCGGCCCGATAGAAAGTCCGAGAGCCTGATAATTTAGTGAATCGATCTGAGCTTGAGCCTAAAAAATAGATCCGAATTAAATGTGAGTCGAGTTTGGCCCTTATTAGAGTCAAACCCGATATAGGCCCGGCCctttaattacctatatatataatatttatattttgatattatgtataattatatatccaaatatattattactaaatactaaatatatacataaattacaaaacacaaaaatacatctaaaaactctttcatgagctttcttgagagccaatattggtaatgcataactaaatctctaatttttcttattggttgagtaaatttttgtattggcataatattggttgatttttttttggtctacaaacacaaaaatcatcaagcatatttggatttaaatcacaagattataaaaaaagtttcaacttttaaagatgtattggcttatgatcgcatgttttattactatttttcatgcattttgaatggattaaatataaatattgttgaaaaatttttggtttatatacgttttaagaactattatttgttcatgtttagttttaatattatagtcttgtaaatgttaaattagttttacaacttaatagttatagtaattatattaagaaaattaaggagtaataagtgagcTTGGACTAAGCTCGATTAAGGCTCACAACCAAaatattatgtgagttgagtATGAGCTTCACATTTACGAATCCGAAACTCATAGCCTGAAGTCCgaaaataattcaaattaaATGAGGTGAATTTGAACTCATCAAAGCCCGACTCATTAGCCCCGATTGACAGGCCTACCTAcatgaggaaaaagaaattgattTCTGGACATGTACAGCTAGCTCGGCTGGTCTATAATGAACAGGACTACTACTCGCCTGTCTCTCAAAGAAGTCATATCGCAATCAAGCTCTGTGAGGAGTCTAATTATAGGAAAGAAGATTGGTAATGTTACACCAACCATTAGACAAATAATTATCGTTGCCATAATAGTTCCCTCATACTTAATTCCTAAGTCATGCATTAACTTGTGTTCCTGCTAAATAAACTTGCATTTGTCTTCTCCAAACAATAATATAGAGAACCAGCATTTAGAAGCCACaactccaaaaaaaataaaatttggcgTTAccacttcaaaaaaaattttcatttgcttTGATGTGTTAATATgagaaaaaaaacacaaaataaaatatttgcaCGCAAAAGCCAAAACATGCTAAAGAACAAGAAATGAGAATTTCTTGAACTATTACACTATAACACTAAATAGTTCAAGAACTCCCCTAAGTTATAGCCACTTTTGCACTTTGTCCCTAAACGTaaattattttcactttatccCCTTAATCACAGTCAACTTTAATATTG
This portion of the Coffea arabica cultivar ET-39 chromosome 2e, Coffea Arabica ET-39 HiFi, whole genome shotgun sequence genome encodes:
- the LOC113729496 gene encoding uncharacterized protein codes for the protein MSSGMLRVTDLQRKGGIQRIGIVFITILVFSAIATKRIKISINAGSVPKEIQETQTYIKFITKPECFLNCLESLPLAQNANHSGVEEECPEYFQWIHEDLKPWRATGISREMVERGRVLAHIRVVIVGGRVYVENYKRAFQTRDVVTVWGILQLLRFYPGKLPDLDLMFECGDKPVIQKQDFEGSEATIPPPMFHYCGDNQTYDIVFPDWSFWGWSEVNIKPWELLKKDLKESSDKIKWMDREPNAYWKGNTLLGPQRRGLVKCNVSKNKEWNTQIYDLDWRRERKEGFKTTDLASQCRHRYKIYVEGHAWSVSQKYILACDSMSLVIDPHYYDFYSRGLLPTVHYWPISENDMCGSINNAVKWGNKHAKQAQEIGKAGSRFVQEKLMMRHVYDYMFHVLYQYAKLLKYQPTVPKGAVEVCSETLICNSKGLRKKFRSYSMVTNPAESSPCTLQPHFDQQKIQDLLKRKEHLKKQIEPFEAGENIRR
- the LOC113733161 gene encoding actin-depolymerizing factor 7 produces the protein MANSVSGIAVHDECKLKFLELKAKRNYRYIVFKIDDISKQVAIEKLGSHDETYEDFTNSLPADQCRYAVFDYDFTTEENCHKSKIYFIAWSPDTSKIRAKMVYASSKDRFKRELDGIQVELQATDPSEMSLDVIRSRAL